The Chanos chanos chromosome 16, fChaCha1.1, whole genome shotgun sequence genome has a window encoding:
- the LOC115829279 gene encoding interferon-inducible GTPase 5-like: protein MAETANKKIDQAELQKMKRELEGKNLPEAVQKIKNLLEEQDHVELNIAVTGESGSGKSSFINAFRGIGDDEENSAKTGVVETTMEPKAYPHPKYTNVKLWDLPGIGTENFKASQYLETVGFQKYDFFIIVASARFRECHAQLASEMIKMKKKFYFVRSQIDNSIKCEKRKKGFDQNKTLNDIRADCQKGLQKFALSSTHIFLISSFEPELYDFGHLQETLASELSEQKRHVLMLALPNVTSGIIEKKKEELEANIWKVALLSAGAAAVPVPGLSIAVDVGILVKEIERYTTAFSFDEESLKRASARSGRSLEEIREVLKSPLMKGMSIHALVMMLLGSAVLVAEETAERVLSFIPILGSLAAGTLSFVTVRHMLQKCLNEMAEDAETLLKMTFETAV from the exons ATGGCTGAAACAGCGAACAAGAAAATCGATCAGGCTGAGCTAcagaagatgaaaagagaacTGGAGGGCAAGAATCTGCCAGAAGCAGttcaaaagattaaaaatctCTTAGAAGAGCAAGATCATGTGGAGTTGAACATTGCTGTTACTGGGGAGTCAGGCTCTGGTAAATCCTCATTCATCAATGCCTTCCGAGGAATAGGTGATGACGAGGAAAATTCTGCCAAAACTGGAGTTGTTGAGACTACAATGGAGCCAAAAGCTTACCCACATCCCAAATACACAAATGTAAAATTATGGGATCTGCCTGGGATAGGAACAGAAAACTTCAAAGCTAGTCAATACCTTGAAACAGTTGGTTTTcagaaatatgatttttttatcattgttgcTTCGGCCCGATTCAGAGAGTGCCACGCTCAGCTGGCCtctgaaatgataaaaatgaagaagaagttTTATTTTGTCCGCAGCCAGATTGATAACAGcatcaaatgtgaaaaaagaaagaagggattCGACCAGAACAAGACGTTGAACGACATCAGGGCTGATTGTCAAAAAG GACTCCAGAAATTTGCTTTAAGCTCCACTCATATCTTTTTGATCTCTTCCTTTGAACCAGAGCTCTATGATTTTGGCCATCTCCAGGAGACCTTGGCAAGTGAGCTCTCTGAGCAAAAGAGACATGTGCTCATGCTAGCACTGCCAAATGTAACAAGTGGGATCATtgaaaagaagaaggaagaacTGGAGGCTAACATATGGAAGGTGGCTCTCCTATCTGCTGGTGCAGCTGCTGTTCCAGTCCCTGGTCTCTCAATTGCAGTGGATGTTGGTATCTTGGTGAAGGAGATCGAAAGATACACCACAGCTTTCAGTTTTGATGAGGAGTCACTAAAAAGAGCTTCTGCCAGATCAGGGAGGAGCTTGGAGGAGATCAGGGAGGTGCTGAAATCTCCTCTGATGAAAGGCATGAGCATACACGCATTAGTCATGATGCTGCTAGGTTCTGCTGTGTTAGTTGCAGAGGAAACTGCTGAGAGAGTTCTCAGCTTCATCCCCATCCTGGGATCTTTGGCAGCTGGAACATTATCCTTTGTCACAGTTAGACACATGTTGCAGAAGTGCCTCAATGAAATGGCTGAGGATGCCGAAACATTGCTCAAGATGACATTTGAGACCGCAGTTTGA